In Labrys monachus, the genomic stretch ATTGCCGGCGCTGGTGACCGTCACCGCGCCGCCATTGCCGCCGCCGCCGGCCGGCGCGCCCAGGCCGACCGATGCGCCGGCGATGCTGACGCCGGCCGAGACCGCGAAGCCGCCATTGCCGCCGCCGCCGCCGATCGACTGGGCGAAGATCGCGGTCGAATTGTCGCCTGCCGTCGTGACCTCGCCGGTGCTGGAGACGATCACCGTACCGGCACCGCCGCCGGTGTCGCCCTGGCCGCCGAGGGTGACGGGGACGCTGATGGCCCCGACCGCGGCGGCGATCGCCATGCCGCCATTGCCGCCGCCGCCGCCGACCGACTGGGCGAAGATTCCGTCCGAATTCCGGCCGCTCGTGGCGATATTGGCGGCGGTGCCCGTCCTGCTGTCGCCGCTGGTGACGGTGACGTCGTCACCGGCGCCGCCGCCGCCTCCGACGCCGCCGATGCCGAAGGCGATGCTGCCGAGGCCGACGCCGGCAGCGACCGAATCGCCGCCATTGCCGCCGCCCCCGCCGATCGACTGCGCGAAGATCGCGGTGGAATTGTCGCCCGCCGTGGTGATGCCGGCGAGATTGTCGATGCTCACCGTGCCGGCGGCGCCACCGTCGCCGGCATTGCCGCCCACCGCCAGGGACAGGGTGACGGCGCCGACGCTGCCGGCCACGGCGAGGCCGCCATTGCCGCCGCCCCCGCCGATCGACTGCGCGAAGATGCCGTCGGAAAGGTTGCCATGCGTTTCGATGGTGCCGTTGGTGGCGACGCTGACATTGCCCGCGTCGCCCCCCTTGCCGCCGGTGCCGCCGAGGGCGATGCCCGCCGCGATGGGGCCGGCGGTGGCGCTGAGGGCGAAGCCGCCATTGCCGCCGCCCCCGCCCACCGACTGGGCGAAGATGCCGGCCGAGCGGTCGCCCCAGGTGGTGATCGAGGCGATGTCGAGCGGGTCGGACGAACGGTCGACTTCGACATTGCCGCCGGCATTGGCGGTGCCGCCGGAACCGCCAATGGTCAGGTTTATGCCGACGCCGATGCCGAGGGCGTTGCCGCCATTGCCGCCGCCGCCGCCGACCGACTGCGCGAAGATGCCGTCGGAATCGGTGACATCCGACGAATGGCCCGAATTCCTGGCGGCGAGGCCGGTGACGATCGACCCGCCGCTGACCACGACGACATTGCCGCCCTGGCCGCCCTTGGCGCCGGAGCCGCCGACGGTGAAGAAGCTCAGGCCGCCGAGGCCGTCGCTGGCGCCGCCATTGCCTCCGCCGCCGCCGACCGACTGCGCGAAGATGCCGTCCGAAAAGGATTGGTCGGTGGTGATCGAGCCGGTATTCGTCACGGTGACGACGCCGCTGTTGCTGGCCGCCGAGCCGGAGCCGCCGATCGAGGCGAAGCCGCTGGTCGAGCCGCCGTCGCCGCCGCCGCCGCCGATCGACTGGGCGAAGATGCCGGTCGAATTGAAGCCGTGGGTCTCGATCTGGCCGCCATTGGCGGCGTTCACGTCGCCGCCGGCGCCACCCGCCCCGCCGGTGGAACCGAGGGCGACGAGGCCGCCGGTGCTGTTGCCCTGCCCGCCGCCGCCGCCCACCGACTGGGCGAGGATGCCGTCGGCGTGGTCGCCGCTGGTGATCAGATGGCCGTTGTTGGTCGCGTCCGCCTCGCCGGCATCGCCGCCCGAGCCGCCGTCGCCGCCCGAGGCGGCGATGCCGCCGGCGCTGCCGCTGTTGCCGCCGCTGCCGCCGATCGACTGGGCGAGGATGGCGTGGGAATTGGTGCCGGCCGTGCTGACGGTGGCGCCCTCGTCAACCTGGGCGCTCGCCTTCTTGCCCTGTCCGGCGCCCGCCGCGCTGCCGCTGCTGGCGACGATGCCGCCGGCATCCCCCCCCGAGCCGCCATGGCCACCCTGGCTGAGGGCGGCGACGCCGACGGCGTTGTCGCCGGTGGTCGTCAGCGTGCCGCCGGCATATTCCGCCGTCGCATTGCCGGCCGCACCGCCGAGGCCGCCGTCGCCGCCGCTGGCCGACGCCGCACCCTCGGAGCCGCCGCCGTCGCCGCCATGCCCGCCGATGGACTGGGCGACGACGCCATAGGCATTCGCCACCGTGATATTTCCCGTGGCCGAGACGGTGACGTCGCCGCCATTGCCGCCATTGCCGCCATGGGCGCCGCCGCCGCCGAGATAATAGGTGCCGCCACTGCCGCCGCTGCCGCCTTGGCTGACGGCGATGACGCCGGCCTGGCCCGACGTCGTCAGCGTCTGCGGCGTGCCGACATAGGTCAGATGGAGGCCGCCCCCGGCATCGAGGCCGGGCCCGCCGGACTTGATCGTCAGCGTGCCCCCGCTGCCGCTGGCCCCCAGCGTGATGACGAGGTCGCCCTGCTGGTTCGTCGTCACCGTGGCGTCGATGGTCGTCGTCGTGGTCGTGTATTTGACCGGGTCGCTGTCCTTGACCGGGACCTTGATCGCCTGGGAATATTGGGTGCTGGAAACCGGCGTCAGGATTTCGATGCTGCCATCGCTGAAATTGATGGTGACGACGCCGTTCGCATCGGTGGTCGGCGTGCCGACGACGGTCACGCCGCTGCTGCCCGAACCGCCGCTGCCGCCCGAACTCGGCGACACGAACAGGGCGCCGTCATGTCCGCCGCCGCCGCCGCCGCCGTTCTGGAACAGGCCGACCTGCCCGTTCACGGCGGTGGTGAGGCTGTTGACGTTGAGGGTCGTCGGTCCGGCGTCGACATGCACCCCGTTGGGGATCTGGCTGCCCGTGCAGGTCTCGACGCTGCCGGAGACCGAGCAATTGTCGGCCGAGGCGGGAGAAGCCGGCAGGATCAGCGCCACGGCGAAGGCGAGGAAAGCGAGCAGCGGCCGCCTCGCCCCCTGCGCGCGAGCAAGGGCCTGCCCAGACCTGCGGTCGTTCGGAGCCATACTCAATTCCCGCCTCGTTCAGCCGATGACGCCGGTGATCCAGGCACCAGGGCTCGTCCCATGCCGGACGTCACGCCGTCGGCGGCTGGGGACAAATATCGATATCGAAAGAAATTCGTTCTCGAAGAAGCTCGCTCCGATCGAACGCCCGCGCCTCCGGCCGTTCGATCACCGCACCGCCCCCCCGCATGGCGACGACCCGGCCTGATCACGCTTATCGTCGGCCGACGACTAAAGCCATAACGTTGAGATTTCAGCGGAGAATTGTTGTAAACTGTTGCACAAAAACAACTTACCTAGAGGAATAAAGAGAAATAAACTTGCGCCGTATTTTCGCCGCCCGGATTGCCGGGCGCCCGGGTCGGCAGTGTGTCTATCGCCGGACAGGCTCCAGACTTCCGCTGCCAAATCCTTCCGGGAATCGAGCAGAAGTTCCCGGCGGCACCCGGATGCATTGCTTCATGCACGAGACCGGACCGGGCTGTAGAGCCCGATGGCCGAGCGGACTGCGCCTGTACACGAACACCGCCGGTGAAAGCATCGCCAAGACGTTCCACGATGGCGCGGCCCCTCCAAGCCTCCGGAGCCGGGCCGCCTTGCGACGGCACGCCGGATCGGCGAGGGGCAGGCCGCAGAGCGATGCGCCCGCCTCTCAATAGGGCGGGGAGTTCACCCAGACGACGCGTGCGACGACGGTGCCGATGTTGCGGTAGCTGTGCGGCAGCGAGGACTGGAAGAAGAAGGAGCCGCCGGCCCCGATCACCACCGAGGTGCCGTCGACCACCAGCTCGATGGTGCCCTCGACGACATAGCCCACCTCCTCGCCCTCGTGCCGGAGGATGCCGTTCGACCCGCCCCCCGGCGGCACGACATGGACGTTGGCGTTGAGCGTGCGGCCCTCGGCATAGGGGATCATGCGCTCGAAGCTCGCCAGCGGCGGGCCGGAGCCGTGCCTCTCCATGGCGAGAACCGGCCTCTCGCCGTTGCGGTAGACGGTGAGCGGCTGGGCCGGCGTGTCGCTGAACAGCGCCTGCACCGGCGTGCCCAGCGCCTCGGCGAGCCGGTGGAGCATGTGCAGGGACGGGTCCGTGCGGTCGTTCTCCACCTTGGACAGCATGCTCTCGGAGCAGCCGATCGCGGCCGCGACATCCTTGAGGCGCAGGCCCTTGAGATGGCGCAGGTGACGCAGATGCTTGCCGAGGGACGCCGCATCCGCTTCCTCGCGCGCCGGTCTCGCCATACCCGTTTCATTCCTTCCGACAGGGCGCCCGTATCCGCTTGAACGGCCGTCCCGCGCATCCTGCCCAAAAAAGCACGGGGTTGCAGATAAATTGGCCATGCAGAGCGCGGTTTTTCGATTGACCGGCCAAGCGGCTTTCTTATCATTCAAGTGAATTCAAGTCGACGCGACAGGCATATGACCATCTTGGCCGGGATCCGGGATCGAAGACAAGACCCCGACGCGGCCGGTTTCGTTCCTGAGGGGGATCCATCATGAAGAACAACCGCAATCGCAGTGTGAGCCGGCGCTTCCTCCTGAAGGCGAGCGCCTCGGCCGCAGCCCTGGCGCTGCTGGCGCCGCTCGGCGCGGGGCCTCTGGGCGTCGCGCCGGCGCTGGCGGACGAGCCCGTCAAGGGCGGCGTGCTCAAGCTCGCCTTCTCGGCCGATCCGGCCGGCTTCGACCCGGCGCGCGGCCCGAGCGGCATGTCGCATGTGGTGATCGAGCAGATCTATTCGACGCTGATGTCGCTCGACCCCGACGCCAAGCCCTATCCCGACCTCGCCGAGCGCTACGACATGGCGCCGGACGGCAAGAGCTACACCTTCTACCTGCGCAAGAGCGTCAAGTTCCACAACGGCGCCGAGCTGACGGCGGAGGACGTCAAGTTCACCTTCGACCGGCTGCGGGCGCCGAACAGCGGCTATTCCTACGCCTCGCAGGTCGAGACGATCGCCTCGGTCGAGGTCGTCGATCCCCATACCGTCACCTTCAAGCTGACCAAGCCGACCGGACCGTTCCTCGTCTACATGGCGTTCCCCGGCTCCTCGATCGTGCCCAAGGCGCTGGTCGAATCCGGGCATGACCTCAATGCCCAGCCCGTCGGCAGCGGACCGTTCAAATTCATCTCCTACCAGCCCCGCTCGCTGATCGCCTTCGAGCGCAACGCCGATTTCTACGAGCCCGGCAAGCCGTATTTCGATGCCATCGAGATGCATCTCATCGCCGACGTCACCGCCCTCACCAACGCGCTGATCTCGGGCACGGTCAACTTCTCCAACGAGATCCCGCCGAAGGACTGGGCGACGATCTCGGCCACGCCCGGCCTCACCGGCCAGACGCTCGAAGGCTCGCGCTATTACTGGCTGCTGCCCAACAACACCCACGTGCCGCTCGACAATCCGAAGGTGCGCCAGGCCATCGCCCATGCCCTCGACCGCCAGGCGATCGTCGCCGGCACCTTCTTCGGGCAGGCGACGCCGATCACCGGCGGCGTCATCCCCAAATGGAACTGGGCCTATGCCGACCTGAACACCTTCGCGCTGCGCGGCGACGTCGCCAAGGCCAAAGCCCTGCTGGCCGAGGCCGGCCATCCCGACGGCTTCGAGACGTCGCTGACCATGGCGTCCTCCTTCCCGGCGATGATGTCGATGGCGCCGATCATCCAGGCCAATCTGGCGGCCGTCGGCATCAAGGCCACCATCTCGACGATGGAGATCCCGCGCTACTGGGACGAGGTGTGGGGGCCGAGCAAGTTCGACATGACGGCGATGTACTGGGTGAGCCCGCTCGCCGATCCCGACGATTTCGTCACCAACAACTACCGCTGCAACACCGGCATCAACGTGCAGAAGAGCTGCTCGCCCGACATGGACGCCGTGCTCGACGAAGCCAAGTCCGGCACCACGCTCGAGGCGCGCAAGGCTGCCTACAAGCGCCAGCAGGAATTGTCGCTCGAGCAGATGCCGATCGTGCCGCTCGTCAATGCCTGGATCCTCACGGCCCACACCGACAAGCTGCAGAACTACAAGCCGATGCGCACCGGCTTCCTGAAAACGATCAAGGACGCCTGGCTCGCCGCCTGAGCGCCGTGCTGTCCCCGGAGCGATCGCCGATGGAGATCCGGGTCGTCCCATGCGCGCTGCACCCTGCAAGGGTGCGGCGCAGACGCGGGACCGCTGCCAGAAGGAGCTTCTTCCCACGGCCGATCCCGGATCCGCGCGGCATCACGCGGGTACGACATCGCGTCCGGGATGACCTGAACTTTCCAAATGCGACCGCCCCGCGTGCCGTCCCGGCCGGACGCCGTCCGGCCGGTTTCCTGCAAGCGTCTGGTTCGCCATGATCCGTCTCGTCCTGCTGAGGCTCTCGGCCTTCGTGCTGACGCTGTTGTCCGCCTCGGCCGTGCTCTTCGTCACCATCAACGTCCTGCCCGGCTCCGCCGCCAAGGCGGCGCTCGGCATCGACGCCACGGCGGAGGCGATCCGGCGCTTCGAGGCGCTGAACGGCCTCGACCGCCCGCTGGTCGTGCAATATCTCGACTGGCTCGGCCGCATCCTCCACGGCGATTTCGGCACCAGCTTCCAGAACGGCGTGGCGGTCGGCCCGGAGCTGCTGAAACGGCTGCCGGTGACGCTGGAACTCGCCACCCTCGCCTTCCTCGTCGCCAACGTCATCGCCATCCCGCTCGGCGCCCTCGCGGCGCGGCGCCACCAGCGCGCCGCCGACCGCTCGGTGACCTTCCTGGCGACGATCCTCGGCGCCGTGCCGAATTTCTGGCTGGCGACCCTGCTCGTGCTCGTCTTCACGCTGCGGCTGCGCTGGCTGCCGCCGGGCGGCTTCACGCCGTTCGGCCTCAACCCGCTGATGAACCTGAAGCAGATGATCATGCCGGCCCTGTCGCTCGGCCTCGTCTCCTCGGCGCTGCTCATCCGCATCATGCGCGCCTCGATGCTGGAAGTGCTCTCCACCGACTATATCCGAACCGCCACCGCCAAGGGCGCGGGCGGCATGGTCGTCATCTTCCGCCACGCCCTGCGCAACGCCCTCATCCCCTATTGCAACGTCGCCGCCGTCGAGTTCGGCTTCCTGTTCGGCAGCGTCGTCGTCATCGAGGACATCTTCCTCCTGCCCGGCGTCGGCTCCTTCGTGCTGGTCGGCATCATCAACCGCGACTACCCCGTCCTGCTCGCCGGCGCCCTCGCCATCACGGTGTTCGTGCTCACCGTCAACCTGCTGGTCGACATCTTCTCCGCCGCGCTCGACCCGCGCCATGTCAAGGCGAGGCACGGCTAGATGGAGAGCAGCTTCGACATCCGCCGCTGGCGGCTGGTGATCCTCGGCGGCCTCCTGGTCGGCATCGTCCTGCTCGCCGCCGTCTTCGCGCCGTTCGTCGCGCCCTATTCGCCGCTCGACCTCGACGTCGTGCAGATGCTGCAGCCGCCGAGCCCCGCCCATTGGCTCGGCACCGACGAACTCGGCCGCGACGTGCTCTCGCGGGCCATCTATGCCGCGCGCATCTCCATGGAGGTCTCGCTGATCGCCGTCACCGTCGGCCTGGCCGGCGGCACCCTCGTCGGCATGACCGCGGCCTATTTCGGCGGCTTCGCCGACCTCGCGCTGATGCGGGCGATGGACCTCCTGTTCTCCTTTCCCGCCATCCTGCTGGCCGTCGTGCTGATGGCCAGCCTCGGCACCAGCGTGCTGAACGCGATGATCGCCATCGGCATCGTCTTCATTCCCGGCTTCTCGCGCCTGGCGCGGGCGAGCACGCAATCGGTGCTGCGCCAGCAATATATCGAGGCGGCGCGCTCGATCGGCATGGGCGACGCCCGCATCATCTTCCGCGAGATCCTGCCCAATATCGTCGCCCCGCTCCTCGTCGAGGCGGCGGTCGCCTTCGCCTATGCGGTGCTGCTCGAATCCGCTTTGTCCTTCCTCGGCCTCGGCGCCCAGCCGCCGGACCCCTCCTGGGGCAACATGCTCAACACCGGCCGCGGCTTCCTGGTGCAGGCCCCCTGGCTCAGCCTGGTGCCGGGCATGGCGATGTTCATCTGCGTCCTCGGCTTCAACCTGCTCGGCGACGGCCTCCGGGACGTCTTCGACCCGCATATGAGGGAATGACGATGGAAGAAGAGCGCTTCCATGCCGATCCCGCCAAGGGGCCGACGCTCAGGATCCGCGACCTCGTGGTCGAATTCCCGAAACGGAGCGGCCCGGTCCGCGTCGTCGACCGGGTCTCGCTCGACGTCTGGCCCGGCGAGATCGTCGGGGTGATCGGCGAATCCGGCAGCGGCAAGACGATGACGGCGCTGTCGACGCTGCGCATGCTGCCGAAGCGGGCGAGCGTCGCCGGTTCGATCGAGCTCGGGGCGCGGCCGCTGCTGTCGCTGCCGGCGGCGGCGATGCGGCGCCTGCGCGGGGACCGGCTGGCCTTCATCCCGCAGGACGCCATGCGGGCGCTCAACCCGACGATGCGCATCCGCCGGCAGGTCGGCGAACCTTTCGT encodes the following:
- a CDS encoding ABC transporter permease: MIRLVLLRLSAFVLTLLSASAVLFVTINVLPGSAAKAALGIDATAEAIRRFEALNGLDRPLVVQYLDWLGRILHGDFGTSFQNGVAVGPELLKRLPVTLELATLAFLVANVIAIPLGALAARRHQRAADRSVTFLATILGAVPNFWLATLLVLVFTLRLRWLPPGGFTPFGLNPLMNLKQMIMPALSLGLVSSALLIRIMRASMLEVLSTDYIRTATAKGAGGMVVIFRHALRNALIPYCNVAAVEFGFLFGSVVVIEDIFLLPGVGSFVLVGIINRDYPVLLAGALAITVFVLTVNLLVDIFSAALDPRHVKARHG
- a CDS encoding ABC transporter permease, which encodes MESSFDIRRWRLVILGGLLVGIVLLAAVFAPFVAPYSPLDLDVVQMLQPPSPAHWLGTDELGRDVLSRAIYAARISMEVSLIAVTVGLAGGTLVGMTAAYFGGFADLALMRAMDLLFSFPAILLAVVLMASLGTSVLNAMIAIGIVFIPGFSRLARASTQSVLRQQYIEAARSIGMGDARIIFREILPNIVAPLLVEAAVAFAYAVLLESALSFLGLGAQPPDPSWGNMLNTGRGFLVQAPWLSLVPGMAMFICVLGFNLLGDGLRDVFDPHMRE
- a CDS encoding helix-turn-helix domain-containing protein: MARPAREEADAASLGKHLRHLRHLKGLRLKDVAAAIGCSESMLSKVENDRTDPSLHMLHRLAEALGTPVQALFSDTPAQPLTVYRNGERPVLAMERHGSGPPLASFERMIPYAEGRTLNANVHVVPPGGGSNGILRHEGEEVGYVVEGTIELVVDGTSVVIGAGGSFFFQSSLPHSYRNIGTVVARVVWVNSPPY
- a CDS encoding ABC transporter substrate-binding protein → MKNNRNRSVSRRFLLKASASAAALALLAPLGAGPLGVAPALADEPVKGGVLKLAFSADPAGFDPARGPSGMSHVVIEQIYSTLMSLDPDAKPYPDLAERYDMAPDGKSYTFYLRKSVKFHNGAELTAEDVKFTFDRLRAPNSGYSYASQVETIASVEVVDPHTVTFKLTKPTGPFLVYMAFPGSSIVPKALVESGHDLNAQPVGSGPFKFISYQPRSLIAFERNADFYEPGKPYFDAIEMHLIADVTALTNALISGTVNFSNEIPPKDWATISATPGLTGQTLEGSRYYWLLPNNTHVPLDNPKVRQAIAHALDRQAIVAGTFFGQATPITGGVIPKWNWAYADLNTFALRGDVAKAKALLAEAGHPDGFETSLTMASSFPAMMSMAPIIQANLAAVGIKATISTMEIPRYWDEVWGPSKFDMTAMYWVSPLADPDDFVTNNYRCNTGINVQKSCSPDMDAVLDEAKSGTTLEARKAAYKRQQELSLEQMPIVPLVNAWILTAHTDKLQNYKPMRTGFLKTIKDAWLAA